One window of the Chryseobacterium camelliae genome contains the following:
- a CDS encoding sulfite exporter TauE/SafE family protein, which yields MVVSRKIQIRLNILFVTLAILSLTVFILYETGYLDQLGTVLAKDHYIFYWMMLVGFLAEIVAGSMGMGYGVICTTTLLFLNIPPHVVSASIHSAESFTTAAGSISHVRLKNVSKSLVKKLAIPAVIGAIIGAVCLTYLGEYYARLTKTIIAFYTLYLGFQILSNAFKEKQSKKLKRKTNLTRLGVIGGFIDSFAGGGWGPLVTGTLIKNAFTPRFAVGSSTVAKFILTLTAAITFFITLGVQHWNIILGLLIGGIVTAPFSAMLTAKLPVKKMFIIIGTLVIVMSSITIYKSVFS from the coding sequence ATGGTGGTCTCAAGAAAAATACAGATCAGGCTGAACATACTTTTTGTTACCCTCGCCATTTTATCCTTAACCGTTTTTATCTTATATGAAACAGGATATCTGGATCAGCTGGGCACTGTTCTGGCTAAAGACCATTATATTTTCTACTGGATGATGCTTGTAGGCTTCCTTGCTGAAATCGTTGCAGGATCTATGGGAATGGGATATGGTGTCATCTGTACTACGACACTGCTGTTCCTGAATATTCCGCCGCATGTTGTGAGTGCAAGCATCCATTCTGCAGAGAGTTTTACAACGGCGGCAGGAAGCATCAGCCATGTCAGGCTTAAAAACGTAAGCAAAAGTCTGGTGAAAAAACTGGCGATCCCCGCAGTTATCGGTGCCATTATCGGTGCGGTGTGCCTGACTTACCTGGGAGAGTATTATGCCAGGCTCACCAAAACTATTATTGCGTTTTACACACTCTACCTTGGTTTTCAGATTCTTTCCAATGCGTTCAAAGAAAAACAGAGCAAAAAGCTGAAGCGGAAAACCAATCTTACCCGGCTGGGCGTGATCGGAGGTTTTATCGACTCTTTTGCCGGCGGAGGATGGGGGCCTCTGGTTACCGGGACGCTGATTAAGAATGCTTTTACCCCAAGGTTTGCCGTAGGAAGTTCTACAGTGGCAAAATTTATTCTTACCCTTACGGCTGCGATTACCTTTTTCATTACGCTGGGCGTCCAGCACTGGAATATCATTCTCGGACTGCTGATCGGCGGGATTGTTACCGCACCCTTTTCTGCGATGCTGACAGCTAAATTGCCGGTGAAGAAAATGTTTATCATTATCGGTACCCTGGTTATTGTCATGAGTTCCATAACCATCTATAAATCAGTCTTCAGTTAA
- a CDS encoding TonB-dependent receptor plug domain-containing protein: MKKKVLSILSVSVVLWMNAQEKDSLGQKKIEEVVITGQYMQQSINKSIYKVEVIDAQQIKNMAVTNVAEVLNQSLNIQITPDTNSGNSTANILGLGGQYVKILIDNIPVVGDTGLGSNIDLTKLSLTNIERIEIVKGSMGVEYGNGALAGVINIITKKSSSKKLSIRAGLQEETVRDSYNLRKKGHGRHIQNLNVGYNFNDHWFTNISFNHNQFMGYEGEKKGYKYFEQDNLRGYDWNPKDQYEANALIRYSKNKTSLYYKASYLNETFNYYNPKVDRIPLNDGAGGVIYKSLDRNYDTERWIHQFNIQTQLGQIRYMGDFSYQNQNRKFYDYNYDIPNRKKDPNYNEQSYYKTDVIYSRGMFSNFLDNKTFDFQLGYELDHTDGYAALIAGEFNGNNISRKIFTYGTFLSAEWNISDKFSLRPGTRFSVSNRFNNQFNYSLSARYKTSENSNIRGVFGTANRYPTYDELFTYFVNVNHDIQGNPDLKPETGYSAGLFWDQGFGLGNGWKFNYNLEALYVDLNDKIENVMIVRPSTYKYMNLDKYRSLLFGANANIVKDQFSLGVRTSLNGISVSKQEMDVRTPEDFQYNFQAGANAGYKVKGSNTAFNLYYKYTGPARLYVIENESFRLAKTDGFHMMDFIVSQPFWKDRLELSVGIKNIFDVTTINSTNSTATGHNAATDRLNLYYGRSYFARLMYQF, encoded by the coding sequence ATGAAGAAGAAAGTGCTCTCCATTCTATCCGTATCCGTTGTTCTATGGATGAATGCACAGGAAAAAGATTCTCTCGGCCAGAAGAAAATAGAGGAGGTGGTCATCACCGGACAATACATGCAGCAGTCCATCAACAAATCGATCTATAAAGTTGAGGTGATTGATGCACAGCAGATTAAAAACATGGCGGTCACCAATGTGGCTGAAGTCCTGAACCAGTCGCTGAATATCCAGATTACGCCGGATACCAATTCTGGGAATTCCACGGCGAATATTTTAGGTTTGGGAGGACAGTATGTTAAAATCCTGATCGATAATATTCCCGTAGTAGGAGACACCGGACTGGGAAGCAATATTGACCTGACAAAGCTTAGCCTTACCAATATAGAGCGGATTGAAATCGTCAAAGGCAGCATGGGGGTAGAATATGGTAACGGAGCTCTCGCCGGTGTTATCAATATTATCACTAAGAAAAGCAGCTCCAAAAAACTGAGCATTCGTGCAGGCCTCCAGGAGGAAACGGTACGTGACAGCTACAATCTCAGGAAAAAAGGCCATGGCAGGCATATCCAGAACCTGAATGTTGGATATAACTTCAATGACCACTGGTTCACGAATATCAGTTTCAACCATAACCAGTTTATGGGCTACGAAGGAGAGAAAAAAGGATACAAATACTTTGAACAGGACAACCTGCGGGGGTACGACTGGAATCCTAAAGACCAGTATGAAGCCAACGCATTGATCAGATATTCCAAAAATAAGACTTCATTGTATTATAAAGCTTCTTATCTGAATGAGACGTTCAATTACTACAACCCGAAAGTAGACCGGATCCCATTGAATGACGGAGCAGGAGGTGTCATATATAAAAGCCTTGACCGGAATTATGATACGGAGCGCTGGATCCATCAGTTCAATATCCAGACCCAACTGGGGCAGATCCGGTATATGGGAGACTTTTCCTATCAGAACCAGAACAGGAAATTCTACGACTACAACTATGATATTCCCAACAGGAAAAAAGATCCCAATTATAATGAACAGTCGTACTATAAAACAGATGTGATCTACTCCAGGGGGATGTTCAGTAATTTCCTGGATAATAAGACATTCGATTTCCAGTTAGGGTATGAACTTGACCATACAGATGGCTATGCTGCGCTGATTGCCGGGGAATTTAACGGGAACAACATCAGCAGGAAAATTTTTACTTACGGAACGTTCCTTTCCGCTGAATGGAATATCTCCGATAAATTTTCACTGAGGCCGGGAACAAGGTTCTCTGTGAGCAACAGGTTCAACAATCAGTTCAACTATTCACTTTCTGCAAGGTATAAGACGTCTGAAAACTCTAACATAAGAGGAGTGTTTGGTACGGCTAACCGTTATCCTACCTATGATGAGTTGTTTACCTACTTTGTTAATGTCAACCACGATATCCAGGGAAATCCGGACCTGAAGCCTGAAACAGGGTACTCAGCAGGGTTATTCTGGGACCAAGGCTTTGGCCTGGGGAACGGGTGGAAATTCAATTATAACCTGGAAGCGTTGTACGTAGACCTCAACGACAAGATTGAAAACGTCATGATTGTCCGTCCATCCACCTATAAATACATGAACCTGGATAAATACAGAAGCCTTCTGTTCGGAGCGAATGCGAATATCGTCAAAGACCAGTTTTCACTGGGAGTACGAACCTCACTGAATGGAATTTCGGTTTCCAAGCAGGAAATGGATGTAAGGACCCCGGAAGATTTCCAGTATAATTTCCAGGCCGGGGCAAATGCCGGGTACAAAGTAAAAGGTTCCAATACCGCATTCAACCTGTATTACAAATACACAGGGCCGGCAAGGCTTTATGTGATAGAAAATGAAAGTTTCCGGCTGGCTAAGACAGACGGGTTCCATATGATGGATTTTATCGTAAGCCAGCCGTTCTGGAAAGACCGCCTTGAACTTTCAGTCGGGATCAAAAATATATTCGATGTAACGACCATCAACAGTACCAATAGCACGGCAACCGGGCATAATGCCGCTACAGACCGACTTAACCTGTATTACGGAAGGAGCTATTTTGCAAGATTAATGTATCAATTCTAA
- a CDS encoding putative quinol monooxygenase, with amino-acid sequence MNLHIVALFKFNESDLMEAVELFQNLVKETRKEEGCLQYDLIEDKDNKGTFFLIELWETVEHHNRHNGQDHLLNFRRDASRILESSIQVYKGFRIY; translated from the coding sequence ATGAATTTACATATCGTGGCGCTTTTTAAATTTAATGAAAGTGATCTCATGGAAGCTGTGGAACTGTTCCAGAACCTAGTAAAAGAAACCAGGAAAGAAGAAGGCTGCCTCCAGTACGACCTTATTGAGGATAAGGATAATAAAGGGACTTTTTTCCTGATCGAACTGTGGGAAACCGTAGAGCACCATAACCGGCATAACGGCCAGGACCACCTGCTGAATTTCAGGCGCGATGCCTCAAGAATCCTGGAAAGTTCCATACAGGTCTACAAAGGTTTCAGAATCTATTAA
- a CDS encoding sulfate adenylyltransferase subunit 1, giving the protein MDILRFITAGSVDDGKSTLIGRLLYDSKNILIDQLEALEKQSKNKNANGIDLAILTDGLRAEREQGITIDVAYRYFSTPKRKFIIADAPGHIQYTRNMITGASNSQLIVILIDARQGVIEQTRRHSIIASLLKMQQVVVAVNKMDLVGYSEEVFNDIKAQYGLVAEKLGLPEVAYFPISAFEGDNIVEYSEHMPWYKGTTLLDYLEHVPIHQQADSGKARFQVQYVIRPQTEELHDYRGYAGQVISGVYRKGDPITVLPQNVTTRISKIETGGKETDSVFANQPAVIHVEDDIDISRGDFLVHSDDLPEVSQEVEAVVCWLDKKELTEGNRYYLQHKSKVIKAMVKEIEYQIDVNTLEQTLAGSGIRLNEVVKLRLKTASPLVFDRFGESKATGNAILIDETSHSTVGAVMIV; this is encoded by the coding sequence ATGGATATACTACGATTTATTACTGCGGGAAGCGTGGACGACGGGAAGAGTACCCTGATCGGAAGGCTCCTGTACGACAGCAAAAATATATTGATTGACCAGCTTGAAGCGCTGGAAAAGCAATCGAAAAACAAAAACGCGAACGGGATAGACCTGGCCATTTTAACCGACGGCTTAAGGGCGGAAAGGGAACAGGGAATTACCATTGATGTGGCATACCGTTACTTTTCAACCCCGAAAAGGAAATTCATCATTGCCGATGCTCCGGGACATATTCAGTACACGAGAAATATGATTACCGGTGCATCCAATTCACAGCTTATTGTCATCCTCATTGATGCAAGGCAGGGAGTGATCGAGCAGACTAGGAGGCATTCGATTATTGCATCGTTATTGAAAATGCAGCAAGTGGTGGTAGCGGTGAATAAAATGGATCTTGTGGGCTATTCTGAAGAAGTGTTCAATGACATTAAAGCACAGTACGGACTGGTAGCAGAGAAGCTCGGATTGCCTGAAGTGGCTTATTTCCCTATCTCGGCATTTGAGGGAGACAATATTGTTGAATATTCCGAACACATGCCCTGGTATAAGGGAACAACACTTCTGGATTATCTTGAACATGTCCCTATCCACCAGCAGGCAGATTCCGGGAAAGCGAGGTTTCAGGTACAGTATGTTATCCGTCCTCAGACTGAGGAACTGCATGATTACAGGGGATATGCCGGGCAGGTTATTTCAGGGGTTTACCGTAAGGGAGACCCGATTACTGTGCTTCCACAGAATGTAACGACCCGGATTTCAAAAATCGAGACCGGTGGAAAAGAAACGGATTCGGTATTTGCGAACCAGCCGGCTGTGATTCATGTTGAGGATGATATTGATATAAGCCGCGGGGATTTCCTTGTGCATTCAGATGACCTGCCGGAAGTCAGCCAGGAAGTGGAAGCTGTAGTATGCTGGCTGGATAAGAAAGAACTGACGGAAGGCAACAGATATTACCTTCAGCATAAGAGCAAAGTGATTAAGGCAATGGTTAAGGAAATTGAATATCAGATTGATGTCAATACCCTGGAACAGACTCTGGCAGGATCGGGCATCCGGCTGAACGAAGTGGTAAAGCTGCGCCTGAAAACGGCTTCCCCGTTGGTTTTTGACCGTTTCGGGGAAAGTAAAGCTACCGGAAATGCTATTCTTATTGATGAAACCAGCCATTCTACCGTGGGTGCCGTAATGATTGTATAA
- a CDS encoding phosphoadenylyl-sulfate reductase — protein MISTEDADILKELPAEEGLKFIASRFHSGVVFSTSLGQEDQVITDMIFKNQLPIQVFTLDTGRLFYEHYELLSNNNSKYKTSTKVYFPESSDVEQFVNEKGINAFYHSVENRKECCYIRKVKPLNRALENATVWITGLRAEQSENRGHMPVLEWDEERQLYKYNPLMHWSYQDVLDYLQNHGIQELSLHKKGFISVGCQPCTRAIAEGENPRAGRWWWEASQKECGLHS, from the coding sequence ATGATTTCAACAGAAGATGCAGACATACTGAAGGAGCTTCCGGCAGAGGAGGGGCTGAAGTTTATCGCTTCAAGGTTTCATTCCGGAGTAGTTTTCTCCACTTCACTGGGGCAGGAGGACCAGGTCATCACTGATATGATCTTTAAAAACCAGCTTCCCATACAAGTCTTTACCTTAGATACGGGAAGGCTTTTTTATGAGCATTATGAACTTCTTTCCAATAACAATTCAAAATACAAAACCAGTACGAAGGTCTATTTTCCGGAATCGTCTGATGTGGAGCAGTTTGTGAATGAAAAAGGCATCAACGCATTTTACCATTCTGTAGAGAACAGGAAAGAGTGCTGCTACATCCGCAAAGTAAAACCCCTGAACAGAGCCCTGGAAAATGCAACGGTATGGATTACCGGCCTCCGTGCGGAACAGTCGGAAAACCGCGGCCATATGCCTGTCCTTGAATGGGATGAGGAACGGCAGCTGTATAAATACAATCCGCTCATGCACTGGAGTTACCAGGATGTGCTGGATTACCTTCAAAATCACGGCATACAGGAACTTTCCCTGCATAAAAAGGGATTCATCAGCGTCGGATGCCAGCCGTGTACACGAGCCATCGCAGAAGGGGAAAATCCCCGGGCCGGCCGGTGGTGGTGGGAAGCCTCACAGAAAGAATGCGGACTGCACAGTTAA
- a CDS encoding RrF2 family transcriptional regulator has product MLSKKSQYAFKALSYLVEKRNEGPILISEIAEHKKIPLKFLENILLELKKADILDSKKGKGGGYFFRENPENVKLAKIIRLVNGPIALLPCVSLNFYEKCDDCNEDHCGLHDVLIEVRDASLNILEKKTLMDLID; this is encoded by the coding sequence ATGCTGTCCAAAAAATCTCAATATGCTTTTAAGGCCCTTTCATACCTTGTTGAAAAAAGGAATGAAGGACCTATCCTGATCTCAGAAATTGCAGAGCACAAGAAAATACCTCTGAAATTCCTGGAGAATATCCTGCTTGAACTTAAAAAAGCAGATATCCTCGACAGTAAAAAAGGGAAAGGAGGCGGATATTTTTTCAGGGAAAATCCTGAAAATGTGAAGCTGGCAAAAATCATCAGGCTGGTGAACGGACCCATTGCCCTGCTTCCGTGTGTAAGCCTTAATTTTTACGAAAAATGTGATGACTGCAATGAAGATCATTGCGGACTGCACGACGTGCTGATCGAGGTTCGCGATGCCTCGCTGAATATTCTGGAGAAAAAAACACTGATGGATTTGATCGACTGA
- the cysD gene encoding sulfate adenylyltransferase subunit CysD, protein MNDQLNYLEQLEAESIYIMREVAAQFEKPALLFSGGKDSITLVHLAIKAFAPMKIPFPLVHIDTGHNFPEALQFRDQLAERIGAEIIVRNVEDTIRNKKLTEPKGKFASRNWLQTHTLLDTIEEFQFDACIGGARRDEEKARAKERFFSVRDEFGQWDPKLQRPELWDIYNGRINKGENVRVFPISNWTELDVWNYIRKEQIPLPPIYFAHDREVIEYDGQLIAVSDFIRIDATDEIIRKKVRYRTVGDMTCTAAVESTAETLDEVVSEITASRISERGETRIDDRVTEAAMEDRKKGGYF, encoded by the coding sequence ATGAACGACCAACTTAATTACCTGGAACAGCTGGAGGCTGAAAGCATTTATATTATGCGGGAAGTCGCAGCACAGTTTGAAAAACCTGCTTTGCTGTTCAGCGGAGGGAAAGATTCTATTACCCTCGTCCATCTTGCTATAAAAGCTTTTGCACCGATGAAAATTCCGTTTCCATTGGTCCATATCGATACCGGGCACAATTTTCCGGAGGCATTGCAGTTCAGGGACCAGCTCGCTGAGCGTATCGGTGCCGAAATTATTGTAAGAAACGTGGAAGATACCATCAGGAATAAAAAACTGACCGAGCCTAAAGGGAAATTTGCTTCCAGGAACTGGCTGCAGACCCATACCTTACTGGATACCATTGAAGAGTTCCAGTTTGATGCCTGTATCGGGGGAGCAAGAAGGGATGAAGAAAAGGCGCGAGCCAAAGAGCGTTTCTTCTCGGTACGGGATGAATTCGGGCAATGGGACCCGAAACTTCAGCGGCCTGAATTATGGGACATCTACAACGGAAGGATCAATAAAGGAGAAAACGTCCGTGTGTTCCCCATTTCCAACTGGACGGAACTGGATGTATGGAATTACATCAGGAAAGAACAGATTCCGCTTCCGCCAATTTATTTTGCCCATGACCGTGAAGTCATTGAATACGACGGACAGCTCATTGCCGTCTCAGATTTTATCCGCATCGACGCAACTGATGAGATCATCCGCAAAAAAGTACGGTACAGGACCGTAGGAGATATGACGTGTACAGCAGCGGTGGAAAGCACAGCAGAAACTCTGGATGAGGTGGTCAGTGAAATTACTGCCTCCAGGATTTCTGAACGCGGAGAAACCAGAATTGATGACCGCGTAACGGAAGCTGCTATGGAAGACCGGAAAAAGGGCGGTTACTTTTGA
- a CDS encoding T9SS type A sorting domain-containing protein: MKLRLLIGTMMLTALTAHAQVASINENFESFNTGAGSPLPQNGWTSVLAGQRMYPDASNGNKYLQAYTFFTPNVPFYAITPQIIAPTGNQTLSFKVALTTGSGGSGSIQAGLVSSNTDMATFTPISGVVAVSSTTVQTLTYSVPASSSQYIAFKFIGNVAHAAILIDDVSFTTSTSLGVSDLSGSKNDVRFAVNTDHTALHFVTSKDPRRIQIYSAAGQKVSEGKLSDKNYDISTLQTGVYYIIIETAEGQTVKSKFIKK; encoded by the coding sequence ATGAAACTAAGACTACTTATTGGAACTATGATGCTTACAGCACTTACGGCGCATGCACAGGTAGCTTCTATTAATGAGAATTTCGAATCGTTCAATACAGGAGCAGGAAGCCCGTTGCCACAAAACGGATGGACAAGTGTACTGGCAGGACAGAGAATGTATCCGGATGCCTCCAATGGAAATAAATATCTCCAGGCCTACACGTTCTTTACTCCCAATGTACCTTTTTATGCCATTACACCACAGATTATTGCTCCTACAGGCAATCAGACGCTGTCTTTTAAAGTGGCTCTGACCACCGGATCCGGAGGATCCGGTTCAATACAGGCCGGACTTGTTTCCAGTAATACAGATATGGCAACATTTACCCCCATAAGCGGTGTGGTAGCCGTTTCTTCAACTACAGTCCAGACCTTAACCTATAGCGTTCCTGCATCCTCCTCCCAGTACATCGCTTTCAAATTTATCGGAAATGTTGCCCATGCTGCGATCCTTATTGATGATGTATCTTTTACCACTTCCACCTCTTTAGGGGTTTCAGATCTCTCAGGTTCTAAAAATGATGTACGATTTGCAGTCAATACAGACCATACAGCTTTACATTTTGTAACCAGCAAAGATCCGAGAAGGATTCAGATCTATTCTGCGGCAGGGCAAAAAGTAAGTGAAGGAAAACTGTCAGATAAAAATTATGATATCAGCACCCTTCAAACCGGAGTTTATTATATTATTATTGAAACGGCGGAAGGTCAGACAGTAAAATCAAAGTTTATCAAAAAATAA
- a CDS encoding heme/hemin ABC transporter substrate-binding protein — protein sequence MKKFILAASVLVAVYSCKKEQSTAKENTTESVSESPKSNNKIVTLNGGITEIVSALGHEKEIVGTDVTSTYPESLKATAKDLGHVRSMTIEPIMAVSPTLILASDKDINPELMGKIKSSGIKTEIFKQEFTVDGTKKLIADVAKALGNTDYQKLNDKIDADLKQIQPISKKPKVLFIYARGNMLMVAGKNTPMASLIQLAGGENAVNDFEDFKPLTPEAVVKANPDVLFFFTTGLQGAGGNEGALKMPGVAQTNAGKNKKIIAMDGGLVSAFGPRLGEAAVALNKLLVENTK from the coding sequence ATGAAAAAATTCATTCTTGCCGCTTCTGTGCTGGTTGCTGTGTATTCATGCAAAAAAGAACAAAGTACTGCAAAGGAAAATACCACTGAATCTGTTTCGGAAAGCCCGAAATCCAACAACAAAATAGTAACTCTGAATGGAGGTATTACGGAAATCGTAAGTGCTTTAGGACATGAAAAAGAGATCGTGGGAACCGATGTAACCAGCACATATCCGGAATCCCTGAAAGCTACGGCTAAGGATCTGGGGCATGTCAGATCCATGACGATTGAACCGATTATGGCAGTCAGCCCAACCCTTATATTAGCATCCGATAAAGACATCAATCCTGAACTGATGGGTAAAATCAAGTCTTCAGGAATCAAAACGGAGATCTTCAAACAGGAATTTACTGTTGACGGAACTAAGAAATTAATTGCTGACGTGGCTAAAGCCCTGGGTAATACAGATTACCAGAAGCTGAATGACAAAATTGATGCTGACCTGAAGCAGATCCAGCCTATCTCTAAAAAACCGAAGGTACTTTTCATCTATGCAAGAGGCAATATGCTGATGGTTGCAGGAAAAAATACACCGATGGCCTCGTTAATACAGTTAGCTGGCGGTGAAAATGCAGTCAATGACTTTGAAGATTTCAAGCCACTGACTCCTGAAGCCGTTGTTAAAGCCAATCCTGATGTACTGTTTTTCTTCACTACGGGACTGCAGGGAGCCGGAGGCAATGAAGGAGCCCTAAAAATGCCGGGTGTGGCACAGACCAATGCCGGGAAAAATAAGAAGATTATTGCCATGGACGGAGGACTGGTTTCCGCATTCGGTCCAAGGTTAGGAGAAGCCGCAGTAGCATTAAACAAGCTTTTAGTTGAAAACACAAAATAA
- a CDS encoding HmuY family protein: MRYLKLWSIALIIAAQSCLSADEDPVAVPPMTGATAKPAVGGANQPNQVWIDLSDIDPVTKEPRQKTNLRTDWELGFYNGDEFRVIINGSIGMAVAKIPGATNINTVKTGDVSSLMGVVQIGTFTASNLEYIDNPNGNFLTQTTGIAEIKANDADNAVYLVNMGKALSTATVAPGSVSLTGDSRGWKKIQILRSGNGYKLRYADLNDDQYKEQIINKNPDYNFNFFSLQKGQPVQIQPQKHNWDMAFTTFTNEVFMGPGQSAGSYFYADFIITNTVSGVGVYQVDVPAGKTLDQVYGEFKLNDVSQSKFIFNDQRALGDKWRTTTGANGPQTYSDRFFVLKDAEGFYYKIRFNAMTQNGVRGYPNFEFAPL; encoded by the coding sequence ATGAGATATTTAAAACTATGGTCTATCGCTTTAATCATTGCGGCGCAATCCTGTCTTTCAGCGGATGAAGACCCTGTCGCTGTGCCGCCTATGACGGGAGCCACAGCCAAGCCTGCTGTTGGGGGAGCCAATCAGCCTAATCAGGTGTGGATCGATTTAAGCGATATAGATCCGGTAACGAAAGAACCGAGACAAAAAACGAACCTAAGGACCGACTGGGAATTAGGATTTTATAATGGTGATGAATTCCGTGTGATCATCAACGGGTCCATCGGAATGGCGGTGGCTAAAATTCCCGGCGCTACCAATATCAATACCGTAAAAACGGGAGATGTTTCTTCTCTGATGGGAGTGGTACAGATCGGTACTTTTACCGCAAGCAATCTTGAATACATTGATAACCCTAACGGCAATTTTCTTACCCAGACCACGGGAATTGCAGAAATAAAAGCCAATGATGCAGATAATGCGGTTTACCTGGTGAACATGGGCAAAGCACTTTCTACCGCTACGGTTGCTCCGGGTTCCGTATCATTGACCGGAGATTCCAGGGGATGGAAAAAAATCCAGATCCTGAGATCGGGCAACGGATACAAACTGAGATACGCAGACCTTAATGATGACCAGTATAAAGAACAGATCATTAACAAGAATCCGGATTACAATTTTAATTTCTTCAGCCTTCAGAAAGGCCAGCCGGTTCAGATCCAGCCGCAGAAGCACAACTGGGATATGGCATTCACAACCTTTACCAATGAAGTCTTTATGGGACCCGGGCAAAGCGCCGGAAGCTATTTCTATGCGGACTTTATCATCACGAATACCGTAAGCGGTGTAGGGGTATACCAGGTAGATGTTCCTGCCGGAAAAACACTGGATCAGGTATATGGAGAGTTTAAGCTGAATGATGTCAGCCAGTCCAAATTCATCTTTAACGACCAGAGGGCACTGGGGGACAAATGGAGAACGACAACAGGAGCAAATGGCCCTCAGACTTATAGCGACCGGTTTTTCGTCCTGAAAGATGCAGAAGGCTTCTACTACAAAATACGCTTCAATGCCATGACCCAGAACGGTGTGCGCGGGTATCCTAATTTTGAATTCGCTCCTCTATAA
- a CDS encoding T9SS type A sorting domain-containing protein, whose translation MKTKLLLTAMLALCVQQTTVAQVDTNGYTTVNMTMGPSYQNRVFFDLSANATVSQPANTWDIAFYRNSNMSFGTRINDAQNIEVYQASSNPSDWNSITSNSVATYGSPLYNPDNSTVLQKGAFELGTATYGWGEYNSMNHHIEGKVIFILKYATGDYYKFMIDDYFGGYTFKYAKWNTATSAWDTTQTKTIANGTDDAYFNYFSFATNDKVSNMEPPKANWDLMFTRYWTFYANTMMYRMAGIIQGPNVSVARVQPETQETSGSTLPASIAFSSTITTIGHSWKPTSGVYSDVVYYVKQGSDYYRMYFISNGGTGTGNMYFKYKNITSTLGITEIGKKASFGIYPNPATADKRVTVLFDIKEKTGNKGSVEVYDLTGKKVYASELTNQSGFYRQDLNLSHLPSGNYLVKITYGGQTETKKLIVK comes from the coding sequence ATGAAAACAAAATTACTTCTTACTGCCATGCTGGCCCTGTGTGTACAGCAGACCACAGTAGCTCAAGTGGATACCAACGGCTATACCACCGTAAATATGACAATGGGGCCTAGCTATCAGAACCGTGTATTCTTTGACCTAAGTGCCAATGCAACGGTTTCACAACCTGCCAATACGTGGGACATTGCTTTTTACAGAAATTCAAATATGAGTTTTGGAACAAGGATTAACGATGCCCAGAATATTGAAGTCTACCAGGCATCGAGTAACCCAAGCGACTGGAATTCCATTACCTCAAACTCCGTGGCTACTTACGGTTCACCGCTCTATAATCCGGATAACAGTACGGTACTTCAGAAAGGGGCTTTTGAACTGGGAACAGCAACCTACGGATGGGGAGAATATAATTCCATGAACCATCACATAGAAGGAAAAGTGATCTTTATCCTGAAATACGCGACCGGCGATTATTACAAATTCATGATTGATGATTATTTCGGAGGCTATACTTTTAAATATGCCAAATGGAACACAGCTACTTCCGCATGGGATACGACACAGACCAAAACCATTGCGAACGGTACCGATGATGCCTATTTCAACTATTTCTCATTTGCCACCAATGATAAGGTAAGCAATATGGAACCGCCGAAAGCCAACTGGGACCTGATGTTCACCCGTTACTGGACTTTCTATGCCAACACCATGATGTACAGGATGGCAGGCATCATCCAGGGACCTAATGTTTCCGTAGCCAGAGTACAGCCGGAAACCCAGGAAACCTCAGGCTCTACCCTTCCTGCATCAATCGCATTTTCCTCAACCATTACCACCATAGGACACTCATGGAAACCGACCAGCGGGGTGTATTCGGATGTTGTGTATTATGTAAAGCAGGGATCAGATTACTACAGGATGTATTTTATTTCCAACGGAGGAACCGGTACAGGGAATATGTATTTCAAATATAAAAATATCACTTCCACATTGGGCATTACGGAAATCGGTAAAAAAGCATCTTTCGGAATCTATCCCAATCCGGCCACGGCAGACAAAAGAGTAACTGTACTGTTTGATATCAAAGAAAAAACCGGGAATAAAGGAAGTGTTGAAGTGTACGACCTGACCGGGAAAAAAGTGTATGCTTCGGAACTGACCAATCAATCCGGCTTCTATAGACAAGACCTGAATTTATCCCATCTACCATCCGGAAATTACCTCGTAAAAATAACATACGGAGGACAAACAGAAACCAAAAAGCTGATTGTAAAATAA